Below is a window of Panthera leo isolate Ple1 chromosome B4, P.leo_Ple1_pat1.1, whole genome shotgun sequence DNA.
aGTCAGTGATAAGCACAATACTTGGCACAGAATTGATGCTTAAAAATATTGAGTAAACACATTAATGGATAATAATCAGACGAAAATGCATATCTTTGAACTATTAATAGCTTACTTTTATTGATATAGAATCAAAAAAGCAACACCTGATTTGGTATATGAACTTAAGAGTTGTTCTCCTGATCTATCTCCTTCTCTACCCcccttctcctttttatttatttatttatttatttatttatttattgttatttatttattatttttttattaaatttttttacatttatttagttttgagaaacagagtgagacaaagcatgagcgggggaggggaagagagagaaggagacacagaatctgaagcaggctccaggctctgagcaagccctcagcacagagcctgatgcggggctcaaaccctccaACTGTGAGTTCACGACTGGagtcgaagtcggaagctcaaccgactgagccacccaggcgcccccccttctcctttttaaataagaCCAAAGGACAAGATCTATGAAGCTTGTGCCTCCTTGCAGAAAGAAGATTTATGTgtgaaaaaattttagaatgtcTTTAAAGGGCTTCCTATTTTCTTTAACAATCATCTTTTTCCCATTCCAACCAAACCAGTAAACGATGACTGATGCTTGAAACTGCTCTATTCAGCTTTATGCctaaaaaaaaggctttattcTATTActtctagaataaaatataatcattctTATGTATGTTAACCTGTAAACCTAATTTATTCCCCCACTTCCTAACAAAACCATATTACTATGCAATTACTTGAATGGGTTTCAAATATTTAACCAAACAGATTAATTTAGATGCTGctagaaaagcaaaatttattttgaaagctacTGAGCTTTTACTATCAGGTTAAGAGTTTAATAAAACTTGCtatctaatctattttttttttatacaagtAGGCTTTTGGTTTGTTCCTCACTTTgaagtttctaattttctttcaagTTCAGAAGTTGGAGATGACATGGATTTCTTGACAGACTTATTTGAGAAAAACAGTATCAATAAACTTTATAGGATAAAAATTATGAAGGCATCGATCACATTTTACTTTCTCatgtaaataaaattagatgATTTCCAGAAGTTgaagtctgattttatttttaaagatctcaaGTAAGACAATTAAGTCTTTAGTAACTTACTTGCTGTTGTAAGAGCTCTTTTTGAAAGAAAGTTCATATTATCTTGAAATGAACTTttagcttccttttctttcattaattatttttattactgtgttgAAACAAAgtattattacaaaaaataaatataaaattataaatcaaatttaaCGAAGTGTCTTTTTCTTAGTATGAAGAGTTAGACTTTACTATTTTTGAAATCACAAATGACATCTCACAAACCACCCATACGACAAGGTAGTTAGATATAAGGAAATATCAAATTTTGTTGTGTTGAAATTAACAGTAAACTTGAATAATACATATTTCACTTGGAGTTCAAATTCTTGTTTGAACCTTAACCAGTTGTGTTACCTTAACCAGTTGTATTACCTTAGGCAAGTCTagtatctttctttaatttactcATGAGTGTAAACTTAATGGTGTAATAGATTTGAGAGTATTCTGTCAACTATGAGGTCTTTTTAATGTGAGTGTTGTGCGTGATGAGAGAGAAATAGCAGAAACTTTATTTGTTGACTTTCTGTTATACTTTTAAGCAGAAATTTGCCATGGGTGACAAGGGAGGAGACAACCACTCAGAAGTGACTGACTTCATTCTTGTAGGCATCAGGGTCCGTCCAGAGCTCCACAGTCTCCTCTTCCTACTATTCCTGGTTGTTTATTGGATGGTCCTTCTGGGGAACCTTAGTATGATTGGCATCATTGTGACCGATCCCCGGCTGAACACACCAATGTATTTCTTCCTAGGCAATCTCTCCATCATTGACCTCTCCTACTCCACTGTTATTGTACCCAAAGCCATGGTCAACATCCTATCTCAGAAAAAGACCATATCCTTTGCAGGCTGTGTGACTCAGCTATTTCTTTATGCACTTTTCATGGTCACCGAGGCCTTTGTCCTGGCagccatggcctatgaccgcttcATCGCCATCTGCAATCCACTCCTCTACACTGTCCGCATGTCAAGAAGCCTCTGTATCCAGTTGGTGGCTGGTTCCTATCTCTGTGGCTGGGTCAGTTCCATCCTTCAAATCAGTGTAACATTCTCAATGTCTTTCTGTGCTTCCCGAGTCATTGATCACTTCTACTGTGATTCAAACCCCATCGAGAAGATCTCCTGTTCCAATATCTTTATGAATAAGATGGTGTCCTTCAGTCTGGCTGTCCTCATTATTTTGCCCACAATACTTGTTATTGTGGTATCTTACATGTATATTGTGTCTGCAGTTTTAAAAATCCGCTCCagtgaagggaggaagaaagcctTCTCCACTTGCAGTTCACACCTGGGAGTTGTAAGTTTGCTCTATGGAACTGTTTCCTTTGTCTATCTCACACCTCCAAATAACCCTGAACTTCGTAAAGTGGCTTCAGTATGTTACATTTTGTTCACACCTATGCTGAACCCTTTAATCTATTCTCTaagaaataaagatgttaaagatGCCATGAAAAAAGTcatatggaagaaaaaagttttactttaaatCTGCTTCCatttgttttactgtttcttgCCCCAGTTGATTGTGTCTGCTTGATCTTCCAGACTCAAGCGTTTAAAGCTagggttaatttaaaaaataaacaccccCACTAAAGAAAAACCCACCTTTAACTGTTTTTATTCCGCAGCATTAATAAATAATATCCTATAAGGAAAGCTCCAAACAACATATTCACTTTTTCGCAAGGCAATGTTAAATCTGAAAGTTCTGGACACCATGAAAATTTGCTGCATTTCTACAAAGAGTTATGAATTTCTGATTCTCCAGGTAATACGTTGTTACGTACATGGGGAAGtatagaattttatagtttctcttCCTTGTATGCCAAGGTAAaattgaaatacagaaaatacctAGTATAATCATTaactcagaaactgtgtgagCCAATGGTTTATATGCAAATGATACTCCATATAAATGTTAGTGTTGTATCTTGTTTTCGATGTCatgcaaaatattagaaaacatgtGCATaatgaggaggaaaaggaaaggtaaaataaCCAGCGATCTTTGTTAAATTAAAGTGGCTAAAGTAgaagaaatatgtgaaaattgcATTGATTTTGTAAATTAAGATATTCTATTTGACTTTCCTTGAATGGTACGGCCATTTCTACTTTGCTGCCACACAACGAAAACATTTTAGGATGTTTATGATATTTTACAATTCATGTCCTCTATCGTTCGGATAATAAAAATTATCGGTAAAGGGTATGCAGTTAGTGAAAGCACCATATTGAAATGAAGTCAGCTTGAAAATCTCAGTTAAAAATATCACAAGGCCTTCCAATAACCTTTATGAATAGTTGGattatgtgtgtacatgcatgtgttatgtttgtgtatgtatgtgttcatttttatttttctattttttttaatgtttatttatttttgagacagagagagacagagcatgaacgggggagggtcagagagagggagacacagaatctgaaacaggctccaggctctgagctgtcagcacagagcccgacgcgtggggctcgaactcacagaccacgagatcatgacctgagccgaagtcggccgctcaaccgactgagccacccaggcgcccctctatttttatttttttaacgcttatttatgagagagagagagagagagagagagcatgagcaggggaggaacggagagagacacagaatccaaagcaggctccaggctcagaagtgtcagcacagagtctggtgtggggctcgaacccataaaccatcaTTAccccagccgaagttggacactcagccgactgaagcacccaggcgcccctgtatgagTGTGTTTATTAGTTTAGTAAAGGGGTAATAGAAATATGATTAATCCTAAACATCAAATGTCAATTGGGAGAAGAAGAGTGGTTCATCCCACAGATTTGAGAGGTATTGAGGGAAGACCAGTTCCAGAGAAAGTCATAACAAGTTACTGTTTTTACAAGTACTATAAGTAATACTTCTACTACACAATCAATGCTTACATCCAGACAATagcaaatgtgaaaaatactCCCATCCTAAGAAGTAAAATACAGTGAATAGTTTTGTCCGTGTACTTGGTATTGTGAAAACCTAAAATATGAGTATCTTATTAGGTCTTTTTGCAGCTTTTGTTTAGATAGCGAAGCCTTCTTTGATGAATGCACAAGGGCATGCATTTTGTGGGTCAATGTTTGTTAGGGTAAGAGACTTGATATATAGTTATTCTTAattaagagataaagagagaagcaaaatgattttaaaaatcaaggttaTATTTATCCTCTCCATCTTAAACCTGTGAATGAATTTACCATTTTTCTTGGTACTCAGATGCTACTGTTTAATTGATATTCAGAAAAACATCATTTGAGAGCAAAATAGGAAACCAGATCGGCTTGGGAAAGTGATTGTTGGCATTGATTGTTATTAGTCTGGAAAACATCCTTTTAGGCTTAGGTTTTACTTATTTCCCTTGGATGCCCATTAGTGTTACAACATTGCTCTGTGGTAGATCTAACGAGTGTGGGTTACTAAGGACTGCTGGGAAACGATTAGAATATTGGATAAGAATATAGCCTAGATGTGTTTGCTTGTTAGTTTTTAGTCTGGTCgattctatttcttgttttatagCCATAACAGAGAACAGTATTCCAGTGCGTAACTTTCACGAGTGGCATTGCTGAAACCACTTCCAATGTCTGAAGGAATCTGAGAAAGTTGAAAACCAAGGCATAATACTTTCAAAGGTGCTAAATAAGATCcctatacttttcttttaatttcaatgaacATTTTCCGTAGTAGCTTTTTTTCTGGGTCTTATATGAAAAGTAGTGCCTAATTTATATATCTTGTTACTTGTGCCATTAAGATCCCATCAGGACACCCCAATGTCTTACCAACATTTTGTTGGCTTTCATTgacaaggtcttttttttttaatggtacatGGATTGTTTGTGAAACACTGATATATCCGAGTGACTTTGAAGATTACATTTTGCGACATATACATCATAAGTTGTTATTTAGAGTGGACTTTAAAATTATACGCAAAAATCCACATGAAGAAATCTTTTAATAGTGATACTGTCTTGAGAGGCTGAAGATTGAATTTGCTATCTCAAACATTGTTAACTTATTTGTACTGTATGATTCATCTTCCTTGATTACAAGTTTTTGGACATGCACATATATTTATTGTTCTGTAACATCATGTATtgcattttgtctttaaattttatgtattgttgATGTTGACCTAACATTTAGTGTAACAATGCAGAACTTTGGTGAGggcatttataataatattttctattgcCAGGATGCTAACATTCTCTGACTTAGATAGTTACAAATGATAATTAAGCACTGATTGGAAACTTcactaatataaattaaaatgactaCATTAAGCATCTGTGGATAAACACCCAAAGCTTACTTCATTGTCTTTCATTATGATAGTTTCAACTTCgtattatgaaatttaaattgttaTGGTGATTAGAGAAGCTGAACTGAATAGATACTGTAAAATGTGATGTTGAATTGATATTGGACTGTTATTCTTACTCTTGTGAGTCAAGTATGAGATGTCACTTTGCCCAATCCCCTGAAAGCAGTATAGGtcataaaatcaataaaagtttTGAGTGTGTGTACGCTATTCTTCTAGAGATGTCTTTGAGCACAAATCTACTTACTTGTGAGGTCtggaaagggaggggcaggagttgGAAGAGATGggataagaaaaaggcaaaatatccTGGAAgtgaaaacatgaaaacatttcaaagtaatttcttaattattataacttggtaaagaaaaaagacaaaaaaaccaaaaaactttaaTCGAagactgatttttatatttgttactgTAATTAAATATGGATTCTAGATTTTTGAAATGGGTTCTTCTTCCcttatcaacatttaaaattcatccatttattcacacTGTTTGGCACCGTGTGACTGTCACCAGTTCCTTCAATAGAATGTCTTGTACTTAGGTGTCTTTTGTGACAACTTACAGGAATTAACTTTGGATGACTTAAGCAACAGCTAAATAATTAGatatataaattttgtttggCTCTGGCTGCGCATCCACAATTGTAAGGCTGGAGAGGATGAGTTGTTAGTCAGTATTCCAAGAAATTAGACAGTGGAAAATAGACAAAGAATTTCTAAGTAGGATCCAAACTTGTCTACTGCCACACTATTGGAAATATTTACTTCACAAAGTTcagctctttgtctctctgctgaTTAGTTCTGAGACAaggtctaaatatttttaaaagtccaaaaaaCGTTTGGTATATACTTTTCTTCGGTGTTTGTCACCTGAGAATTAGTtaccaaaatatttaaggaagggTTGTTGGGAGGATTTCAGTTCACACCTTACTCAAGAGTATTGAGCCTTCTCTACATTCTAGTGGCTGTGTGTGAACCAACTCAGTCTAGGAATTGGAGAATGAACATGATCTGAGTCATGGCGGCTTAAGTcaggtgtctccctctctctacctctcagaAGACGCCCATTGATTTTATTCCTAGACACCTCATGGTTAACTAACCTTACATGGAGATTATTGTACCACATTTATCCTTTTTGACTAATAAGCCAGAGCTGCTACTATCACGTTAACCAAATCTTCCTTTGCTCTCTCAGTCAGATGCCACAATCTGAGCTCTGTCACTGCCCTGCTTCCAGTGAAGTCCGGGAGCCACTGAACTTTAATGTCTCGCACCAACATCTTTAGAAGCATCACAGATGCTTTGAAGGTTACTGGTTTTTCCCTCTGTCACCTGTGCAGGGAAAATTTTCTGACATCTGTGGGGCACCTAACCAGGGAGTATGAGACCAGACCATCTATGGTTAATCCTCCTCAGCACCACTATCTCCTAAAGagattgaatttctttttctaaggtTTTCTCAAAGTGTTTCTAGTGTCCCAGCTTTTTAAATGACATCCATTATTAGTTAATGGTTTGGATTTATCAATCCAGCAAACTATTAGTCCTCTACTTATTTTCATGAAGCAGCTCTTTAGTTTTCAAATCTCTGGTAAGTACAAATTCTACCCAATATCTTTCCCCCTCTCCAGTAAAAAAGCCTTCAAAATTTATTCACACCAACATACTTTGCATTTTGCCAGTATGTATCCaaaaaatattcagttttaaGCCATTTTCCAAAAAAATCTGCATCTGCATTGGAACAGCATTCCTGTCTCAGAATGCTGGGTTCTGATTCTAGTAACTGTGCTCACGAAAATTAGGAGTAGGATGAAAGGGGAATTTAACTTCTTCCTTCAAGAAATGTCCTCAGGAGtagtaacatcttttttttaatatttttttttaacgttttttatttatttttgggacagagagagacagagcatgaatgggggaggggcagagagagagggagacacagaatcggaaacaggctccaggctccgagccatcagcccagagcctgacgcggggctcgaactcacagactgcgagatcgtgagatcgtgacctggctgaagtcggtcgcttaaccgactgcgccacccaggcgccccaggagtagTAACATCTTAAAGTAAGTAGGAAAGAGCTCCAACAGGGATATGAGTGGATTTTGTTTCCTATGCAAAGGTGGTTGGGGTAGAGTGTAAAAAATATCAGgggggcctggtggctcagttggttaagcgtacgacccttgattttggctctggtcacggtctcacggttgtgagatcgagccccatgtcagtctctgcgttaagcatggagcctgattaagactctctccctccctctccttctgctccccccTTGGTTGTGAtctctatcttaaaaaataaaaaaaaaaaaaaaacctaagaataaaaagaaatgtcaggATATTCCAAGTGTTTTAAGTAATCTTACATACCCAGATGGGCAGAGTTTATTTGTGTAAGAGATATTGGAAGTATGAATTGACATATTTTGTAGTcaacaaaccaaaagaaatcacactctgggggtgcctgggtggcttacttggttaagtatccgacttcggctcaggtcatgaacttgtcatccatgagttcaagccctgcatcgggctctgtgctgacagctgggagtctggagctgcttcagattctgtgtctccctctgtctctgagcccctcccttgcttgcactctgtctctctctgtctctatgtctctctggctctcaaaaagaaatcaacattgaaaaattaaaaaaaaaaacgccaaAGCATACTCTGGGATTGAATTTTCTGGTGTTTCATCTCTGCAACTATAAAACATAAGAGATCATCTTATAGAGCAACAGAAGTTTCCTGTACAGAGGtgtgaatttaaaaatctgtgcttaatttttgttttaagttatcAGAAGTACTCATACTATGTTGCAGGCCTTGAATCAATGATACCATGATTTTATCTCATGATGGTGACTGTATTGTCTACCACATTCTCGCTTTCATGGGCATAGGGTTCTATTTAACCATTTATTTAATATGATAAGTTCGTAGACAATTTTGCCACAAATAATGTGAACATATAGGTTctattccaaatataaaatagagTTTCTTCTTCTTATATTTTTGACTAATTTTACCTGATGTAGTTACATCTATGTACTCTGAAACCAATTTTGGGTATTTGTTTAGAGTTCTGGGTGAAAGTAATAAAAACCGAGTTCAGGAACCTAAGCAGAAAGTTATTTATTAGAAGGCTAAATGTATTGGTAACATGCAGAATTGATaaagaggcagaagaaaaagattgaaaatatgtCAAGACCAAACACACTGCAGAGAATGAAGTAGGACATTCAGTATGGTATAGCGGGGAGTCATTTGAAGAGAATGTCACAAGCTGGAAATAGTAGTATTGTCTGAGTCACTCTGCTGACTTCACATTCTGGTGAGGAAGCATTGTCTTGGCCTTCCTTTGTTATGAGCCCATCCATTTACCGAGGGAAGATGGGACACCTAAATTGAGTCCAGCAGACTGTATCAAATTGGAAACGGTTaatgcctcaaaaataaaccaggCATTATTAAGAAAGGGGAAATAGAAACCAGAGAGCAAAAGAGCAATACCTAGCCACTCTACAGTTACAATTTCTCAATTCTTAGAGGACATTCGATCAGAGCGATGCgtagataataataattttgtcataaaatgtattattgttgGGCTGCCTAGCATCTTAATACCTTCTTCTATGCGGGAAACTTGCTAGTGTGCAGTTATTGGTGGGAAGCTTACTCTCACTACTTTTTATGGAAATCTGAAGATTGAGATGTTTGTCTCTCTATTCCTGGAAACTAGAACATGGGTATATGACCAGGAGTCAGACAACTTGATGCTCTTGCCTGGGACTTTGAATTTGGAGAAAACTCAGCAGTTTAAAATGAACACTGTTGGTAGCAATGACAGGATCTAATGCATGAAAAACTTTGCACTGTTGCTTGTGGTGGCATTTCACTGTCCCGAGGTACTGATGATGGTGACACAAGGATGGTTCCCAATACAGAGCAGCATGGTGGTGGCATTTTTCGTTGTGAGTCTGGATGTCCAGAATTAGTTTCTACTCACTTTCTGAGTCAGGTTTTCTACCTTTCTGTAGATTTTTTTGAATTTCcccttatgtatttatttttaaaaacagctttattatgggaatgcaagctggtgcagtcactctggaaaacagtatggaggttcctcaaaaaattgaaaatagaactaccctatgacccagcaattggactactaggtatttatccaagggatacaggtgtgcagttttaaagggacacaggcaccccaatgtttatagcaacactatcagcaatagccaaagtatggaaagagcccaaatgtccatcgatggatgaatggataaagaagatgtggtatatgtatatagtggAGTATTACTggggaatcaaaaagaatgaaatcttgccatttccaactatgtggagggaactagagggcattatgctaagtgaaattagtcagagaaagacaaatatcatatgaattcactcatatgaggactttaagagacaaaacagatgaacataagggaagggaaacaaaaataatataaaaacaggaggggaacaaaacagaagagactcttaaatatggagaacaaacagagggttactggaggggttgtgggaggggggatgggctaaacgggtaaggggcattaaggaatctacttctgaagtcattgtttcactatatgctaatttggatataaatttaaaaaataaaattaataaaaaaacagctttattgaagcaTAGCTAATATAAAAAACTGgacatatttaatatatgcaaTTTAATGAATTTGGAAATATGCATACACCAGTGAGGCCATCACTATCATCAAGGTAGTAAACATACCCATAACC
It encodes the following:
- the LOC122223596 gene encoding olfactory receptor 9K2-like, whose product is MGDKGGDNHSEVTDFILVGIRVRPELHSLLFLLFLVVYWMVLLGNLSMIGIIVTDPRLNTPMYFFLGNLSIIDLSYSTVIVPKAMVNILSQKKTISFAGCVTQLFLYALFMVTEAFVLAAMAYDRFIAICNPLLYTVRMSRSLCIQLVAGSYLCGWVSSILQISVTFSMSFCASRVIDHFYCDSNPIEKISCSNIFMNKMVSFSLAVLIILPTILVIVVSYMYIVSAVLKIRSSEGRKKAFSTCSSHLGVVSLLYGTVSFVYLTPPNNPELRKVASVCYILFTPMLNPLIYSLRNKDVKDAMKKVIWKKKVLL